Proteins encoded together in one Streptomyces umbrinus window:
- a CDS encoding OsmC family protein, producing MSTRIVTVAEGGRLNRSVTIGPHHLTADEPEPMSDDAGPTPGELLLAALGSCTSMAVRAMADRHGWPLERVDVAVRFGEQGHIVKNVGLTGNLDPAQRDQLLAAAGRCPIHRLLTREAKIVTVPALLAEPDASPV from the coding sequence ATGAGCACGCGCATCGTGACCGTCGCCGAAGGTGGGCGGCTCAACCGTTCCGTCACGATCGGCCCTCACCACCTGACGGCCGACGAGCCCGAGCCCATGAGCGACGACGCCGGTCCCACCCCGGGAGAGCTGCTGCTGGCCGCGCTGGGGTCCTGCACCTCCATGGCGGTGCGGGCCATGGCGGACCGGCACGGCTGGCCACTGGAACGGGTCGACGTCGCCGTCCGGTTCGGAGAGCAGGGGCACATCGTCAAGAACGTCGGGCTGACCGGCAACCTGGACCCGGCTCAGCGGGATCAGTTGCTGGCGGCGGCCGGGCGCTGTCCCATTCACCGGCTGCTGACCCGGGAGGCGAAGATCGTCACCGTACCCGCTCTGCTGGCGGAACCGGACGCGTCGCCCGTCTAG
- a CDS encoding sigma-70 family RNA polymerase sigma factor: METHLWEARRTQVLGGRPAASAIDDLEDAAAVYWRIRPSLLTIAYRILGNATEAEDVLQEVWLRLHRTDRHAVHSPSALLRTITVRVAINVLHSARRRREYCATPWLPEPPDPDTTPEAVAERQDAVEGAVGLLLETLTPRQRAAFVLREGFGYPYDRIAALLDISVVNARQQVARAQRHLLGHGRRRSVDAVTHRRLVQAFFAAAQAGDMARLEQVLLNDVGRPEGAPVSRTADA, encoded by the coding sequence GTGGAGACACATCTGTGGGAAGCCAGGCGCACGCAGGTCCTGGGCGGTCGCCCGGCGGCCTCGGCCATCGACGACTTGGAGGACGCGGCAGCCGTCTACTGGCGGATCCGGCCCTCACTCCTCACGATCGCCTATCGCATCCTCGGCAACGCGACCGAGGCCGAGGACGTGCTGCAGGAGGTGTGGCTGCGGCTGCACCGCACGGACCGCCATGCCGTGCACAGCCCGTCGGCGCTGCTCCGGACGATCACCGTCCGGGTGGCGATCAACGTCCTTCACTCGGCCCGCAGACGGCGCGAGTACTGCGCCACCCCCTGGCTTCCGGAACCGCCCGACCCCGACACCACACCGGAGGCCGTGGCCGAGCGACAGGACGCGGTGGAGGGAGCGGTCGGCCTGCTGCTCGAGACGCTGACACCCCGGCAGCGCGCCGCGTTCGTCCTTCGGGAGGGGTTCGGATATCCGTACGATCGAATCGCCGCGCTGCTCGACATCAGCGTCGTCAACGCGCGACAGCAGGTCGCCCGTGCCCAGCGGCACCTCCTCGGACACGGTCGGCGGCGCTCGGTGGACGCCGTTACGCACCGCCGCCTCGTGCAGGCGTTCTTCGCGGCCGCTCAGGCAGGTGACATGGCCCGGTTGGAGCAGGTCCTTCTGAACGACGTCGGACGGCCCGAGGGCGCGCCGGTGAGCCGGACTGCGGACGCCTAG
- a CDS encoding IS630 family transposase, whose protein sequence is MELSAAERHRLKKMAYGHKTEHRLRVRAQVILHASRGHSNARIARETHVHVDTVRAWRGRFAAGGLPALADRKRSGRPARFTPMQVAEAKALACQLPAETGVPLSRWSCPDLAAALTARGITDTVSGSTVRRWLHQDALKPWQYRSWIFIRAPDFRARAQRVLDLYARVFDGVPLGRDEYVVSSDEKTSIQARCRCHPTLAPGQTRAMRVKHTYGRGGALAYLAAYDVDHARVFGRCEPKTGVVPFMAPGAGHEPRALRKREARLLDRRQRLLASRQESCGPLGRQVPECRHGPHPGPRLLAEPDRATRGRLRRVGIMMRSVARRRGRSRAVGGR, encoded by the coding sequence GTGGAACTGAGCGCCGCCGAGCGCCACCGGCTGAAGAAGATGGCCTACGGACACAAGACCGAGCACCGGCTGCGGGTACGCGCGCAGGTCATTCTGCACGCGTCACGGGGGCACTCCAACGCGCGCATCGCCCGCGAGACGCACGTGCACGTGGACACGGTCCGTGCCTGGCGCGGCCGGTTCGCCGCCGGCGGGCTGCCAGCCCTGGCCGACCGCAAACGCTCAGGGCGCCCGGCCCGCTTCACCCCCATGCAGGTCGCCGAGGCCAAGGCACTGGCCTGCCAGCTCCCCGCCGAGACCGGCGTGCCGCTGTCGCGCTGGTCATGCCCGGATCTGGCCGCCGCGTTGACCGCGCGCGGGATCACCGACACCGTCTCAGGGTCCACCGTGCGCCGCTGGCTGCACCAGGATGCGCTCAAGCCCTGGCAGTACCGGTCCTGGATCTTCATCCGCGCCCCGGACTTCCGCGCCAGAGCACAACGTGTCCTGGATCTGTACGCCCGCGTCTTCGACGGCGTCCCGCTGGGCAGGGACGAGTACGTCGTCTCCAGCGATGAGAAGACCTCCATCCAGGCCCGCTGCCGTTGCCATCCGACCCTGGCCCCGGGCCAGACCCGGGCGATGCGCGTCAAGCACACCTACGGCCGCGGCGGGGCCCTGGCCTACCTGGCCGCATACGACGTCGATCACGCCCGGGTCTTCGGTCGCTGCGAGCCGAAGACCGGCGTCGTGCCGTTCATGGCCCCGGGAGCAGGTCATGAACCAAGAGCCCTACGCAAGCGCGAAGCGCGTCTTCTGGATCGTCGACAACGGCTCCTCGCATCGCGGCAGGAAAGCTGTGGACCGCTTGGCCGACAGGTTCCCGAATGCCGTCATGGTCCACACCCCGGTCCACGCCTCCTGGCTGAACCAGATCGTGCGACACGAGGTCGCTTGAGAAGAGTGGGAATCATGATGCGGTCGGTAGCCCGTCGGCGAGGGCGGAGCCGAGCTGTCGGCGGGAGGTGA
- a CDS encoding SDR family NAD(P)-dependent oxidoreductase → MNSHFADQVVIVTGAGSGIGRATAATFAGAGAHVLGVGRRPDALAESAAQHPSIVSFPVDVTQDDAPEAVVHAALGRWGRIDVLVNNAGAFAAMPLEQATAPRIAQLLAVNVVAPSLLANAALPYLKASRGAIVNVSSTFGHRPAAGAGHYGASKAALEQLTRSWALELASDGIRVNAVAPGPTESEALIAAGLPDTAINQIKADEAARIPLGRRGDPAEIAAWILRLAGPHTAWLTGQVLTIDGGLELT, encoded by the coding sequence ATGAACAGTCACTTCGCTGACCAGGTCGTGATCGTGACCGGAGCCGGATCGGGGATCGGACGCGCGACCGCAGCCACGTTCGCCGGCGCGGGCGCTCACGTTCTGGGGGTCGGCCGCCGGCCAGACGCCCTCGCGGAGAGCGCCGCGCAGCATCCATCCATCGTGTCGTTTCCGGTCGATGTCACCCAGGACGACGCACCCGAGGCGGTTGTCCACGCCGCCCTCGGCCGGTGGGGACGCATCGATGTCCTGGTCAACAACGCCGGCGCGTTCGCCGCGATGCCGCTGGAGCAGGCCACAGCGCCCCGTATCGCCCAACTGCTGGCCGTCAACGTCGTCGCGCCCAGCCTGCTGGCAAACGCGGCCTTGCCGTATCTCAAAGCCTCCCGCGGGGCGATCGTCAACGTCTCCAGCACCTTCGGGCACCGACCTGCGGCCGGCGCCGGTCACTACGGCGCATCCAAGGCCGCACTCGAACAACTCACCCGCAGCTGGGCCTTGGAGCTGGCGTCTGACGGTATCCGGGTCAACGCAGTGGCCCCCGGGCCGACCGAAAGCGAAGCCCTGATCGCCGCCGGTCTCCCGGACACGGCCATCAACCAGATCAAAGCCGACGAGGCCGCACGAATCCCGCTGGGCCGCCGCGGTGACCCCGCTGAGATCGCCGCATGGATCCTGCGGCTCGCAGGCCCCCACACCGCCTGGCTCACCGGGCAGGTCCTCACCATCGACGGCGGACTCGAACTGACCTGA
- a CDS encoding ArsR/SmtB family transcription factor — protein MRDPQHPDPGDITLTRVLAALSDPIRLGLVRLLADGQERGWGELRAPVGKSTLSHHLKVLRDAGITRTRQEGTRCFVQLRRTDLDTRFPHLMAALLSVAAADGIGEDVTAAT, from the coding sequence ATGAGAGACCCGCAACACCCCGACCCCGGCGACATCACGCTCACCCGCGTGCTCGCCGCGCTCAGCGACCCGATCCGGCTCGGTCTCGTGCGGCTACTGGCCGATGGCCAGGAACGTGGCTGGGGGGAACTGCGGGCACCTGTTGGTAAATCCACCTTGAGTCACCATCTGAAAGTCCTGCGGGACGCGGGCATCACCCGCACCCGCCAGGAAGGCACCCGCTGCTTCGTCCAACTGCGCCGCACAGACCTCGACACCCGCTTCCCGCACCTGATGGCAGCACTGCTCTCGGTGGCGGCCGCCGACGGTATCGGCGAAGACGTCACCGCGGCCACGTGA
- a CDS encoding SDR family oxidoreductase: protein MRVAVAGGTGLVGRHVVAELRAAGHSPVILARSHGVDLTTGAGLAEKLAGSDAVIDVANVVTTRKKVAVDFFSRATGHLISAALSHGIGHLVTLSIVGSDEVDFGYYFGKRVQEELVRDGGVPWTVLRATQFFEFPEPLLAARFPVVMMPRMLTQPVAAQDVAETLVEHAVRGPAGMAPQIAGPDQLDMVDLARRIVRSQGRRRLVVPVTLPGKVGRALTSGGLLPRGEYVRGRRTFDAYLTSRGAS from the coding sequence ATGCGGGTGGCCGTGGCCGGAGGTACCGGTCTGGTGGGAAGACACGTCGTCGCGGAGCTGCGTGCCGCCGGACACTCGCCGGTGATCCTCGCCCGTTCGCACGGCGTGGACCTGACCACCGGCGCCGGCCTGGCGGAGAAGCTGGCCGGCAGCGATGCGGTGATCGACGTGGCGAACGTCGTCACCACGCGGAAGAAGGTCGCCGTCGACTTCTTCTCCCGTGCGACCGGCCACCTGATCTCCGCGGCGCTCTCGCACGGAATCGGTCATCTGGTCACCCTGTCGATCGTGGGCAGCGACGAGGTCGACTTCGGCTACTACTTCGGCAAGCGCGTGCAGGAGGAACTGGTCCGCGACGGAGGAGTGCCGTGGACGGTGCTGCGCGCCACCCAGTTCTTCGAGTTCCCCGAGCCTCTGCTGGCCGCGAGATTCCCCGTGGTCATGATGCCGAGAATGCTCACCCAGCCTGTCGCCGCGCAGGACGTCGCGGAGACCCTCGTCGAGCACGCGGTACGCGGCCCGGCCGGGATGGCACCGCAGATCGCGGGGCCCGACCAACTGGACATGGTGGACCTGGCGCGTCGCATCGTGCGCTCCCAGGGTCGGCGCCGCCTCGTCGTGCCGGTGACGCTTCCGGGCAAGGTCGGCAGAGCGTTGACATCGGGCGGCCTGCTGCCGCGTGGAGAGTACGTCCGGGGGCGCCGGACCTTCGACGCCTATCTCACGTCCCGCGGGGCGTCCTGA
- a CDS encoding helix-turn-helix transcriptional regulator, with protein sequence MNGGDAERLRGRRREYGALKELVAEVEAGRSAVLILRGDAGIGKSVLLDHLAARVAVHRVARAAGAESEMELPFAGLHQLCTPFLGHAESLPPPQREALATAFGVSAGPPPDRFLVGLAVLGLLTDVAARQPLFCLVDDAQWLDRVSAQTLAFVARRMLAEPLALVFASRERRGHDDLAGLPELTLHGLDDADARALLDTAVDGPMDERIRDRVLAEARGNPLALLELSHGRIDAEPEEESAFPGPGRVTGRIERSYLARVHSLPTATQRLLLTAAAEPIGDMTLLRSAVELLGISPDAAGPAVTAGLLDVGALVRFRHPVLRSAVYRSAGLAELREVHRALAEVTDPVLDPDRRAWHLARATVKPDETIAAELESSAGRAVARGGTAAAAAFLAHAAVLTPDPRRKAERALAAAQAKLRAGAPTAARDLLALARAGVLDELDRARADLVEARLSLAFSRIAEALPQLLVTARRMVPLDVGLARETFLDTLSAAIFAGRLASDVGVREVAAAAQQTSPPHTGPPTSADLLLEALVTRFTAGFRDAVAVSRAAVSAFRRETKPDKVLRWSWLASTLAAEMWDFEGWTELTARHVRTARAVGALTELPLALNSRVVIHACAGELDAAALLVAEIDRVQEAVGSGFAPYGTMTLAAWQGHASEAAALIGARMEEAVQRGEGLGVAVARRAGALLHNGLGKYEQAWEAARLASAHPQDLVAANWGLVEQVEAGVRSGRTDAAEEALVRLTQITDAAATDWAMGVQARSRALLSQGSAAEELYREAIERLGRTRVAMETARSHLLYGEWLRREGRTADARAQLRRAHALFAQFGAGAFAERAVRELRATGESTARRDGTAATALTAQEAQIARLARDGLTNSEIGAELFLSPHTVEWHLRKVYAKLGITSRRLLRTAL encoded by the coding sequence GTGAACGGGGGCGATGCGGAGCGACTGCGTGGTCGGCGCCGCGAGTACGGAGCACTAAAAGAGCTGGTCGCCGAGGTGGAGGCCGGACGCAGCGCGGTCCTGATCCTGCGCGGTGACGCCGGAATCGGGAAGTCCGTTCTCCTGGATCACCTCGCGGCACGCGTCGCGGTGCACCGCGTCGCCCGTGCGGCGGGCGCCGAGTCGGAGATGGAGCTCCCCTTCGCGGGACTGCATCAGCTCTGCACTCCCTTTCTCGGGCACGCCGAGTCCCTTCCGCCACCTCAGCGAGAAGCCTTGGCCACGGCGTTCGGGGTGAGCGCGGGACCGCCTCCGGACCGGTTCCTGGTCGGTCTGGCCGTGCTCGGGCTGCTGACCGACGTGGCCGCCCGGCAGCCGCTCTTCTGTCTCGTGGACGACGCGCAGTGGCTCGACCGGGTTTCCGCTCAGACACTGGCCTTCGTGGCGCGACGGATGCTCGCCGAACCGCTGGCTCTGGTCTTCGCCTCCCGTGAGCGGCGAGGACACGACGACCTGGCCGGCCTGCCCGAGCTGACGCTGCACGGCCTGGACGACGCCGACGCCCGCGCGCTGCTGGACACGGCGGTCGACGGCCCCATGGACGAGCGGATCCGCGACCGCGTTCTCGCCGAGGCACGCGGCAACCCCCTCGCGTTGCTGGAACTCTCCCACGGCCGCATCGACGCGGAACCGGAGGAGGAATCCGCTTTTCCCGGCCCCGGGCGGGTGACCGGCCGGATCGAGCGCAGCTATCTGGCGCGGGTGCACTCGCTGCCGACCGCGACGCAGCGACTGCTGCTGACCGCGGCCGCCGAGCCGATCGGTGACATGACGCTGCTCAGAAGCGCCGTCGAACTCCTGGGCATCAGCCCCGACGCGGCCGGCCCGGCCGTGACGGCGGGGCTGCTCGACGTCGGGGCCCTGGTGCGTTTCAGGCATCCGGTGCTGCGCTCCGCCGTCTACCGGTCGGCCGGACTCGCGGAGCTGCGGGAGGTCCACCGGGCGCTGGCGGAGGTGACCGACCCCGTTCTCGACCCCGACCGCCGCGCCTGGCACCTCGCGCGGGCGACGGTCAAGCCGGACGAGACCATCGCCGCCGAACTGGAGTCGTCGGCCGGGCGGGCGGTGGCCCGGGGCGGCACCGCGGCGGCGGCCGCGTTCCTCGCCCACGCGGCCGTGCTGACGCCCGACCCACGGCGCAAGGCCGAGCGTGCCCTCGCCGCGGCTCAGGCGAAGCTCCGGGCCGGCGCGCCCACCGCGGCTCGCGATCTGCTGGCCCTGGCGCGGGCCGGAGTTCTCGACGAACTCGATCGCGCCCGCGCGGACCTCGTCGAGGCCCGGCTGTCGCTCGCCTTCAGTCGCATCGCCGAAGCGCTCCCCCAACTGCTGGTCACCGCGCGGCGCATGGTGCCGCTCGATGTCGGGCTGGCTCGCGAAACCTTCCTGGACACCCTGTCGGCCGCCATCTTCGCCGGGCGCCTCGCGTCCGACGTGGGCGTGCGCGAGGTGGCGGCAGCGGCGCAGCAGACGTCCCCGCCGCACACGGGACCGCCGACCAGCGCCGATCTGCTCCTGGAGGCCCTCGTCACCCGCTTCACCGCCGGGTTCCGCGACGCGGTCGCCGTATCGCGCGCCGCGGTGAGCGCGTTCCGCCGGGAGACCAAGCCCGACAAGGTGCTGCGCTGGTCGTGGCTGGCCTCGACGCTGGCGGCCGAGATGTGGGACTTCGAGGGCTGGACGGAGCTGACCGCACGCCATGTGCGGACCGCCCGCGCCGTCGGCGCGCTGACCGAGCTGCCGCTCGCGCTCAACTCACGGGTCGTCATCCACGCATGCGCCGGTGAACTGGACGCGGCGGCGCTGCTCGTCGCGGAGATCGACCGGGTCCAGGAGGCGGTCGGCAGCGGCTTCGCGCCGTACGGCACGATGACGCTCGCCGCCTGGCAGGGGCACGCGAGCGAAGCCGCCGCGTTGATCGGGGCCAGGATGGAGGAGGCCGTCCAGCGAGGTGAGGGCCTCGGCGTGGCCGTCGCACGCCGGGCAGGAGCCCTGCTCCACAACGGTCTGGGCAAGTACGAGCAGGCGTGGGAGGCCGCCCGGCTGGCGAGTGCCCATCCACAGGACCTGGTCGCGGCCAACTGGGGACTGGTCGAGCAGGTGGAGGCCGGGGTCCGCAGCGGCCGCACCGACGCGGCGGAGGAAGCGCTGGTCCGGCTGACCCAGATCACGGACGCCGCCGCCACGGACTGGGCGATGGGCGTCCAGGCGCGTTCCCGGGCGCTGCTCAGTCAGGGCAGTGCGGCCGAGGAGTTGTACCGGGAGGCGATCGAGCGGCTCGGACGCACCCGCGTCGCCATGGAGACGGCCCGGTCGCATCTGCTGTACGGGGAGTGGTTGCGGCGCGAGGGCCGCACCGCTGACGCCCGTGCGCAGTTGCGGAGGGCGCACGCCCTGTTCGCGCAGTTCGGTGCGGGCGCCTTCGCGGAGCGCGCCGTACGTGAATTGCGGGCCACCGGTGAGTCGACGGCCCGTCGCGACGGCACCGCCGCGACGGCGCTCACCGCTCAGGAGGCCCAGATCGCACGTCTGGCCCGGGACGGGCTCACCAACTCCGAGATCGGCGCCGAGCTGTTTTTGAGCCCGCACACCGTGGAATGGCATCTGCGGAAGGTGTACGCCAAGCTCGGCATCACTTCCCGGCGGCTGCTGCGCACGGCCTTGTGA
- a CDS encoding aldehyde dehydrogenase family protein: MSRDERCSLGDMNESVKTPFPTPSHWIDGRAVRGSGPLIDVVNPADESVAAQVHEGTEEDVNAAVEAALAAQPGWAATSPQHRADVMRRLAEGLQARSEELAATITLEMGAPIAFSLQVQVGFPVASTLAAVASAEQFEWTEVIENSLVVREPIGVVGAITPWNFPLQQLVTKVVPAMLAGNSVVLKPSETSPLSARMFAEMATEAGVPNGVFNVVQGTGPVVGEALSRHPKVDMISFTGSTRAGRSVSVAASGTVKRVALELGGKAAHIILPEADLDSAVTRGLAFAWANGGQACGAYVRMLVPASLQETVVDKLRTAAEEYVVGDPADEATRIGPLASETQRRRVDDYIRRGIADGATLVVGGPGRPEGFETGAYVKPTIFSDVDPESVIAQEEIFGPVLVVIPYADDDDAVAIANGTIYGLNAAVTGDEDHALAIARRLRVGQVDINGAQHNFQAPFGGYKQSGNGREMGRAGLEEFLETKAITR; encoded by the coding sequence ATGTCCCGCGACGAGCGATGTTCCCTTGGCGACATGAACGAAAGCGTCAAGACTCCTTTCCCGACCCCGTCCCACTGGATCGACGGCCGCGCCGTCCGCGGTTCCGGGCCGTTGATCGACGTGGTGAACCCCGCCGACGAATCGGTCGCCGCCCAGGTGCACGAGGGCACGGAAGAGGACGTGAACGCGGCGGTGGAAGCCGCGCTCGCCGCCCAGCCCGGATGGGCGGCGACGTCCCCGCAGCACCGTGCGGACGTCATGCGGCGCCTGGCTGAGGGCTTGCAGGCACGCAGCGAGGAACTGGCGGCCACCATCACCCTGGAGATGGGCGCCCCGATCGCCTTCTCGCTGCAGGTGCAGGTCGGATTCCCGGTCGCGTCGACCCTGGCCGCGGTCGCCTCGGCCGAGCAGTTCGAGTGGACGGAAGTGATCGAGAACTCGCTCGTCGTCCGCGAGCCCATCGGTGTGGTGGGGGCGATCACCCCGTGGAACTTCCCGTTGCAGCAGTTGGTGACCAAGGTGGTCCCGGCGATGCTCGCGGGCAACAGTGTCGTCCTGAAGCCCTCGGAGACCTCTCCCCTCAGCGCCCGAATGTTCGCGGAGATGGCCACCGAGGCGGGTGTCCCGAACGGTGTGTTCAATGTGGTGCAGGGCACCGGCCCGGTCGTCGGTGAGGCCCTCTCCCGGCATCCGAAGGTCGACATGATCTCCTTCACCGGGTCCACCCGCGCCGGCCGGAGCGTCTCCGTCGCCGCCTCCGGCACGGTGAAGCGCGTCGCGCTCGAACTGGGAGGCAAGGCGGCCCATATCATCCTGCCCGAGGCCGACCTCGACTCCGCCGTCACTCGCGGACTGGCCTTCGCCTGGGCCAACGGTGGTCAGGCATGCGGCGCCTACGTACGCATGCTCGTGCCCGCGAGCCTTCAGGAGACGGTGGTCGACAAGCTGCGGACGGCGGCCGAGGAGTACGTGGTCGGCGACCCCGCCGACGAGGCCACGCGGATCGGCCCGCTCGCCTCGGAGACCCAGCGCCGACGCGTCGACGACTACATCCGGCGCGGCATCGCCGACGGCGCCACGCTCGTGGTGGGCGGCCCCGGCCGCCCGGAGGGCTTCGAGACCGGCGCCTACGTCAAACCCACGATCTTCTCCGACGTCGACCCCGAGTCGGTCATCGCCCAGGAGGAGATCTTCGGGCCCGTCCTCGTCGTCATCCCCTACGCCGACGACGATGACGCCGTCGCGATCGCCAACGGCACGATATACGGGCTCAACGCCGCGGTGACCGGTGACGAGGACCATGCCCTGGCCATCGCCCGGCGGCTGCGCGTCGGTCAGGTTGACATCAACGGTGCACAGCACAACTTCCAGGCCCCGTTCGGCGGGTACAAGCAGTCCGGCAACGGCCGGGAGATGGGCCGTGCCGGCCTTGAGGAGTTCCTCGAGACCAAGGCGATCACTCGTTGA
- a CDS encoding helix-turn-helix transcriptional regulator → MADRAALAAFLRARREALQPEDVGLSRGRRRRTGGLRREEVAALCDMSVDYYSRLEQPRGPNPSEQMLAAIARGLHLSLEECDLLFQLAGHALPRRVPGGDHIAPGMMRILDRLEDTPAQVMNHLGETLRQTRPAVALLGDQTAHTGLARSSHYRWFTDPGARLVHPEQDHAEQSRLMVADLHSAYSRDGRDSRAAELVDALNRESPEFAAIWRERPVLGPYCATKRFHHPQVGTLELHCQTLVDPDQSQRLVVYTAAPGTESHTNLRLLSLLPVM, encoded by the coding sequence ATGGCAGACCGGGCAGCGCTGGCCGCCTTCCTGCGAGCCCGCCGCGAGGCCCTTCAACCCGAGGACGTCGGGTTGTCCCGCGGTCGCCGCAGGCGCACCGGAGGGCTGCGCCGCGAGGAGGTCGCGGCACTGTGCGACATGTCGGTCGACTACTACAGCCGGCTCGAGCAGCCGCGCGGCCCCAACCCCTCGGAGCAGATGCTCGCCGCGATCGCCCGCGGACTGCACCTGTCGCTGGAAGAATGCGACCTCCTCTTCCAGCTCGCCGGCCACGCCCTGCCGCGCCGTGTGCCGGGCGGTGACCACATCGCCCCCGGGATGATGCGCATCCTGGACCGGCTGGAGGACACGCCCGCCCAGGTGATGAACCACCTGGGCGAGACGCTGAGGCAGACGCGCCCCGCCGTGGCGCTGCTGGGTGACCAGACGGCCCACACCGGACTGGCGCGCAGCTCCCACTACCGGTGGTTCACGGACCCCGGCGCCCGCCTCGTCCACCCCGAGCAGGACCACGCCGAGCAGAGCCGCCTGATGGTGGCGGACCTCCACAGCGCCTACTCCCGCGACGGGCGCGACTCGCGCGCCGCCGAACTCGTGGACGCACTGAACAGGGAGAGCCCCGAGTTCGCCGCCATCTGGCGGGAGCGCCCCGTGCTGGGGCCGTACTGCGCCACGAAACGCTTCCACCACCCGCAGGTCGGGACGCTCGAACTGCACTGCCAGACGCTGGTCGACCCCGACCAGTCCCAGCGGCTCGTGGTGTACACCGCGGCACCGGGAACCGAGAGCCACACCAACCTCCGGCTGCTGTCCCTCCTGCCGGTCATGTAG
- a CDS encoding malonic semialdehyde reductase, translating into MSVPRALPRIDAEARAALFTDARTAYSFAETPVDDGTLTAIWELARWAPTAANTQPLRVLYVRTPEGKERLLPHLDEGNRPKSASAPVVAVLAVDRRFHEHIPQILPIRPEMKKHFESEPAQREAVTAFNGPLQAGYFILAVRALGLAAGPMGGFDPAGIDKEFFADGDWTSILVVNIGHPAGPPAFDRMPRLDHEHALDWA; encoded by the coding sequence ATGTCCGTCCCCAGAGCCCTCCCCCGCATCGACGCCGAGGCCCGCGCCGCGCTCTTCACCGACGCACGCACCGCGTACTCCTTCGCGGAAACGCCGGTCGACGACGGGACGCTCACCGCCATATGGGAGCTCGCCCGCTGGGCCCCGACCGCCGCGAACACCCAGCCGCTGCGTGTCCTGTACGTCCGTACGCCCGAAGGCAAGGAGCGGCTGCTGCCGCACCTGGACGAGGGGAACCGGCCGAAGTCGGCCTCCGCGCCCGTCGTCGCGGTGCTCGCCGTGGACCGCCGCTTCCACGAGCACATCCCGCAGATCCTGCCGATCCGCCCGGAGATGAAGAAGCACTTCGAGAGCGAGCCCGCCCAGCGTGAGGCCGTCACCGCGTTCAACGGTCCGCTGCAGGCCGGCTACTTCATCCTCGCCGTGCGCGCCCTCGGCCTGGCCGCGGGTCCGATGGGCGGCTTCGACCCGGCCGGGATCGACAAGGAGTTCTTCGCCGACGGCGACTGGACCTCCATCCTCGTCGTCAACATCGGCCATCCGGCCGGACCCCCGGCGTTCGACCGCATGCCGCGGCTGGACCACGAGCACGCCCTCGACTGGGCCTGA
- a CDS encoding winged helix-turn-helix transcriptional regulator, which produces MEQAKETQSAEASGADAGQHHPAACDGALTRAFSFLGKRWNGVILATLQHGPLGYAELRRAVEGISDSVLSERLSELSAAGLTLRDVEPGPPVTVRYRLTADGRALMPILGELAGWASRHLPESRTSRGGRTP; this is translated from the coding sequence ATGGAGCAGGCGAAGGAGACTCAGTCGGCCGAGGCGAGCGGCGCGGATGCCGGGCAGCACCATCCGGCGGCCTGTGACGGTGCGCTGACCAGGGCGTTCAGCTTTCTCGGCAAGCGGTGGAACGGTGTCATCCTGGCCACCTTGCAGCACGGGCCCCTGGGCTACGCCGAATTGCGGCGCGCGGTCGAGGGCATCAGCGACTCGGTGCTCTCGGAGCGGCTCTCGGAACTGTCCGCCGCCGGTCTCACGCTCCGGGACGTGGAGCCCGGCCCGCCCGTCACGGTGCGCTATCGCCTCACCGCGGACGGGAGAGCGTTGATGCCCATCCTCGGTGAGCTGGCCGGGTGGGCCTCCCGGCACCTGCCGGAATCACGGACCTCGCGGGGCGGGCGGACCCCGTGA